In one Carassius carassius chromosome 48, fCarCar2.1, whole genome shotgun sequence genomic region, the following are encoded:
- the LOC132131549 gene encoding uncharacterized protein LOC132131549 isoform X1: MFRNMETFVVYFVLLLVDDVFSFMVEIQSVSAMEGDSVTLYTDVTETQKADLILWTYGSDSTRIAQINRISNKISLYEDVLDERFRERLKLDDQTGSLTITNITTEHAGDYGFLQIFDGKEVTPKKFSIAVSGESFSRCIRLDFIALQCGSIIDLILSCFPAFLPVPVISRNCSSFSSSSSYCSLVCSVVNVGHVTLSWYKGNSLLSSISVSDLSISLSLPLEVEYQDKNSYSCVLNNPISNQTQHLDITQLCHTCEGMAAIS; the protein is encoded by the exons ATGTTCAGAAATATGGAGACttttgttgtatattttgttCTGTTGCTCGTGGATG ACGTGTTTAGTTTTATGGTTGAAATACAGTCTGTGTCAgcgatggagggagattctgtcactttATATACTGATGTTACTGAAACACAGAAGGCTGATCTGATACTGTGGACGTATGGATCGGACAGCACTCGAATAGCTCAAATAAACAGAATTTCCAATAAGATCTCATTATATGAGGATGTTCttgatgagagattcagagagagactgaagctggacgatcaaactggatctctgaccatcacaaacatcacaactgaaCACGCTGGAGATTACGGATTTCTACAGATCTTTGATGGAAAAGAAGTCACACCCAAAAAATTCAGCATTGCTGTTTCCGGTGAGTCGTTTTCTAGATGCATTCGGCTTGATTTCATTGCATTGCAGTGTGGATCCATTATAGACCTTATTCTCTCATGCTTTCCAGCATTtctgcctgttcctgtcatcagcagaaactgttcttctttttcatcatcatcctcatattgttcattggtgtgttcagtggtgaatgtgggtcatgtgactctctcctggtacaaaggaaacagtttattgtccagcatcagtgtgtctgatctcagcatcagtctctctctacctctggaggtggaatatcaggataaaaacagctacagctgtgtgctcaacaatcccatcagcaaccagactcaacatctggacatcactcagcTCTGTCACACATGTGAAGGTATGGCAGCTATTAGCTAA
- the LOC132131549 gene encoding SLAM family member 5-like isoform X2, which translates to MFRNMETFVVYFVLLLVDDVFSFMVEIQSVSAMEGDSVTLYTDVTETQKADLILWTYGSDSTRIAQINRISNKISLYEDVLDERFRERLKLDDQTGSLTITNITTEHAGDYGFLQIFDGKEVTPKKFSIAVSAFLPVPVISRNCSSFSSSSSYCSLVCSVVNVGHVTLSWYKGNSLLSSISVSDLSISLSLPLEVEYQDKNSYSCVLNNPISNQTQHLDITQLCHTCEGMAAIS; encoded by the exons ATGTTCAGAAATATGGAGACttttgttgtatattttgttCTGTTGCTCGTGGATG ACGTGTTTAGTTTTATGGTTGAAATACAGTCTGTGTCAgcgatggagggagattctgtcactttATATACTGATGTTACTGAAACACAGAAGGCTGATCTGATACTGTGGACGTATGGATCGGACAGCACTCGAATAGCTCAAATAAACAGAATTTCCAATAAGATCTCATTATATGAGGATGTTCttgatgagagattcagagagagactgaagctggacgatcaaactggatctctgaccatcacaaacatcacaactgaaCACGCTGGAGATTACGGATTTCTACAGATCTTTGATGGAAAAGAAGTCACACCCAAAAAATTCAGCATTGCTGTTTCCG CATTtctgcctgttcctgtcatcagcagaaactgttcttctttttcatcatcatcctcatattgttcattggtgtgttcagtggtgaatgtgggtcatgtgactctctcctggtacaaaggaaacagtttattgtccagcatcagtgtgtctgatctcagcatcagtctctctctacctctggaggtggaatatcaggataaaaacagctacagctgtgtgctcaacaatcccatcagcaaccagactcaacatctggacatcactcagcTCTGTCACACATGTGAAGGTATGGCAGCTATTAGCTAA